In Lutra lutra chromosome 6, mLutLut1.2, whole genome shotgun sequence, the following are encoded in one genomic region:
- the NHLRC1 gene encoding E3 ubiquitin-protein ligase NHLRC1, whose product MGAEASGSGPALQELVREAEISLLECKVCFERFGHRQQRRPRNLPCGHVVCLACVAALAHPRTLALECPFCRRACRGCDTSDCLPVLHLLELLGSTLRPGPAAPRAAPCAPGALTCHRAFGGWGTLVNPTGLALCPKTGRVVVVHDGRRRVKIFDSGGGCAHQFGEKGEAAQDVRYPLDVTVTNDCHVVVTDAGDRSIKVFDFFGQIKLVIAGQFSLPWGVETTPQNGVVVTDAEAGSLHLLEVDFPEGVLQRTERLQVHLCSPRGVAVSWLTGAIAVLEHPLGLGSAVGSTTVKVFSPTMQLISQVDSFGLSLFFPSRITASAVTFDHQGNVIVADTSGQAVLCLGKPEEFPVLKPIITHGLSHPVALTFTKENALLVLDSAAHSIKVYKADWG is encoded by the coding sequence ATGGGGGCCGAGGCGTCGGGGAGCGGGCCGGCGCTGCAGGAGCTCGTGCGCGAGGCCGAGATCAGCCTGCTCGAGTGCAAGGTGTGCTTTGAGAGGTTCGGCCACCGCCAGCAGCGGCGCCCGCGCAACCTGCCCTGCGGCCACGTGGTGTGCCTGGCCTGCGTGGCCGCCCTGGCGCACCCGCGGACGCTGGCCCTCGAGTGCCCCTTCTGCCGCCGGGCCTGCCGGGGCTGCGACACCAGCGACTGCCTGCCCGTGCTTCACCTCCTGGAGCTCCTGGGCTCGACGCTCCGCCCAggccccgccgccccccgcgCCGCGCCCTGCGCCCCCGGGGCCCTCACCTGCCACCGCGCTTTCGGAGGCTGGGGGACCCTGGTCAACCCCACGGGCCTGGCGCTGTGTCCCAAGACGGGGCGGGTCGTGGTGGTGCACGACGGCAGGAGGCGGGTCAAGATCTTTGACTCCGGGGGAGGGTGTGCTCACCAGtttggagagaagggggaggcagCCCAGGACGTTAGGTACCCGCTCGATGTCACCGTCACCAACGACTGCCATGTGGTTGTCACCGACGCCGGCGACCGTTCTATCAAAGTGTTTGATTTCTTTGGCCAGATCAAGCTCGTCATTGCAGGCCAGTTCTCCTTACCTTGGGGCGTGGAGACCACCCCTCAGAACGGGGTCGTGGTGACTGATGCGGAGGCAGGCTCGCTGCACCTGCTGGAAGTCGACTTCCCCGAAGGGGTCCTCCAGAGGACAGAGAGGTTGCAAGTTCATCTGTGCAGTCCCCGCGGGGTGGCCGTGTCTTGGCTCACCGGGGCCATTGCTGTCCTAGAGCACCCTTTGGGTCTGGGGAGCGCGGTGGGCAGCACCACGGTGAAGGTGTTCAGCCCGACCATGCAGCTGATCAGCCAGGTGGATAGCTTTGGGCTGAGCCTCTTTTTCCCCTCCAGAATAACTGCCTCGGCCGTGACCTTTGATCACCAGGGGAATGTGATTGTTGCTGATACTTCTGGTCAGGCTGTCCTATGCTTAGGAAAACCTGAGGAATTTCCAGTCCTGAAGCCCATCATCACCCACGGTCTTTCCCATCCGGTGGCACTGACCTTCACCAAGGAGAATGCTCTTCTCGTGCTGGACAGTGCAGCCCATTCTATAAAAGTCTACAAAGCGGACTGGGGGTAA